A genome region from Anastrepha obliqua isolate idAnaObli1 chromosome 4, idAnaObli1_1.0, whole genome shotgun sequence includes the following:
- the LOC129244375 gene encoding gustatory receptor for sugar taste 43a-like: MSHFLHRCPALSRVIATKYQTFDVDIKFPLRQNLGLHSSTLNVVVKLAMAIMVVTCICSIGSGICSIKPTQDLNARLIKIDVCLHSFSNFKVDRITSRIMATIPLFLISALIETTIIQYFLFYGLFFVMLGFHVLYCNTALGLGRRFQRLNTMLKSIYLPDGEIYDAMKTETPERMNTEPLPKKNFDKTHVDLLKSFADNYESLGKCVEIFSNTYGIPMVFVLASCVMHIVVNAYFLFLASVDKNITCLVCDQAMWIVLHVLKLLLVVESCHMANAESKKTIAIMSEIRRTFNEPLLAVEIEKFLHLLLAIDVEYSALGLCAINRNLLTSVSSTIATYLVILIQFPEVKEKFTPELFKGVVEKEH, encoded by the exons ATGTCGCACTTTCTACATcgttgtcctgctctatccagag TAATAGCCACCAAATACCAGACCTTCGATGtggacatcaaatttcctttgcG TCAAAATTTAGGATTGCATTCTTCAACATTAAACGTGGTAGTTAAGCTAGCCATGGCAATAATGGTGGTGACATGCATCTGCAGCATTGGAAGTGGTATCTGCAGCATAAAACCAACGCAAGATCTTAATGCGCGTCTAATAAAG ATCGACGTCTGCTTGCATtctttttcgaatttcaaagtGGATCGCATCACATCCAGAATAATGGCCACAATTCCGTTATTTCTAATTTCTGCACTAAtag aaaCCACCATCATTCAGTATTTCCTATTTTATGGACTTTTCTTTGTAATGCTGGGATTCCATGttttatattgcaacaccgccctTGGACTTGGTCGACGTTTTCAACGTTTGAATACAATGCTTAAAAGCATTTACTTGCCAG ATGGGGAAATCTACGATGCAATGAAGACGGAAACTCCAGAGCGTATGAACACTGAACCATtgcctaaaaaaaatttcg ataaaACCCATGTTGACCtattaaaatcatttgccgATAACTACGAATCATTGGGCAAGtgtgtggaaattttttcaaa CACCTACGGCATACCTATGGTCTTCGTCCTGGCATCCTGCGTCATGCACATCGTGGTCAATGCATATTTTCTATTCTTAGCGTCAGTGGATAAAAATATTACTTGTCTTGTGTGCGATCAGGCGATGTGGATTGTTTTGCATGTACTCAAACTGCTGTTAGTAGTGGAATCGTGCCACATGGCAAACGCAGAG tcCAAGAAAACCATTGCAATTATGTCCGAAATCAGGCGTACCTTTAATGAGCCGCTACTGGCAGTGGAG ATAGAAAAGTTTTTGCACCTGTTACTGGCCATTGATGTAGAATACTCGGCGCTGGGTCTCTGCGCAATCAATAGAAACCTGTTGACGTCG GTTAGTTCAACAATCGCCACGTATCTTGTTATTTTAATACAATTCCCAGAAGTCAAGGAAAAATTTACACCGGAATTATTTAAAGGGGTAGTGGAAAAAGAGCATTGA